TGCTGCCCGTTCAGGGGCAGGTTGCGCCTGATAGGCTGGGGCTCCGGATTAATGCCCTCAGGGTTATGGCACCACAGGCAGTTCAGCGGACAGCCCTTGAAGAACACCGTGGTGCGTATCCCCGGACCATCGTGCACCGAGTACCTGCGTATGTCAAACAACAATCCCTGCACCTTGACCTTTTTTTTTGGAATAGGCTTTCAAACGAAAGGCTGTTTTTTTCATTACATTGCAATGACAAATTTAAGCCATTGCGCAATTAGAATGGTTTTTTTGTACCATACTTGCTAATTTCATACGCATTTTGGTTAATTCAAGCTAATATTGATTTATTGCTTAACCCTATTTTTGGCTTTATGAAGAAACTATACCTCTTATTTGCCCTGGCCTTGCTTGCCGCAGGCTGCTCCCCCGGGATCACCATCACCGAAGCCCATTACGAACGGGCTGAATCTTATCTATTGCCCAATATCAGCAAGCGGGTGTACCACCTGGAGGTGCGTCCCCATTGGCTGGCCGACAGCAGCGGTTTCTGGCATTTCACCCAAACCCGTGAAGGCAAGCGGTTTTTTATCACCAGCCTCGAAGAGCCCAAAACCCGGCCGCTCTTCAACCATAGCCGCCTGGCGGCTTCCCTCGGCGAAATACTGGAAAAGGAAGTGGACCCCTCTGACCTTCCATTCGATCAGGTACGATTTGTTTCTAACGATTTGATATCCTTCAGTATTGGGGGAGGAACATACCACTACGACCTTACCTCTCAAACGCTTACCATCCCGGAAGAAAGAGAGGAAACGGATCGAGAGCCTGGTCTTTCGCCCGATGGCCGTTACGAGGCTTTTATCCGCGACTACAATCTCTTTGTAAGAGAAGTTGAGACAGGGGAGGAGCAACAACTCAGCACCGCTGGCCGTAGAAGCCTGGAGTACGCCAGTATCTTAGGCTGGTACGACCTGATGGAAGGCGAGGGCGGCGAGCGTCCTGAAAACTTCTTTGTGAGCTGGTCTCCTGATTCGCGCAAGCTTTATACCTATCTGGTCGACCTCTCAAAGGCCGAAAAGATGTATCTGCTCGACTTCTCTGTCGATAACCTGTTCCGTCCCCGTTTGCTCAGCTACTACCGTGGCTCTCCGGGCGACACCACCCTGGTGTGGTACCGGCCAGTGCTCTTCGACCTCGCCAGCGGGCATGAAACATTTTTCGACATTCCTCCTGTGCCCCATTTCAATGGACTCACCTTGGAGTGGACCGAAGACTCCGAAAGCCTCTTTGGCATCTTTGCCCACAGGGGTTATAAGCAAGCCGATCTGATAAGGGTGGATGCCGGCACAGGGCAGGTAGAGACCCTCATCTCCGAAACCAGCGACACGTCCGTGGAATACTCCAGCCTGATCCTGGAGCGCGTGGGCAAGGATAAGATCTTGTTCAGTTCTCAGCAAACCGGTTGGCATCATTTGAACCTGCACGAATGGAATACGGGCAAGCTGATCAATCCAGTCACAAGCGGAGAGTATGTGGTGAAGCGTGTCCTCCATGTCGATGAAGATCATAAAGTTATTTATTTCGTGGCAGCGGGAAGGGAACCCGGCCGCGATCCCTATTACAACCACCTTTATCGTGTGAATTTTGACGGTAAGGGACTAAGCCTGCTGACGCCAGAGGATGCCCACCACGAATTCAGCCTTTCGCCAGGCGGCCAATTTGTGGTCGATAACTACTCCAGGGTTGATTTGCCAACGGTTTCAGTATTGCGGAAGCTTTCTGACGGAAGGGAAGTGTACCGCATCAGTGAAGCCGATGCCAGCGACCTGCTGTCCGATGGCTGGACGCCCCCGATGCGGTTTACCGTCAAGGGACGCGATGACATCACCGATATTTATGGCATTGTTTATCGGCCTTTCAATTTCAATCCTCGCCGAAAATATCCCCTCATCGATTATTCCTATACCGGCCCCCATACTGCCAGCGTTCCCAAGTCTTTCTCCGCTGCCCTGCTCAATATCCAGAACCCCTTGCGGGCCTTTGGTTTTGCCGTGATGGTGGTCGATGGACTGGGCACCAATGGCCGCTCCAGGGCTTTCCGCGACATCTCTTATCAAAAGATGGGTTTCAGCCTCGACTGCCACGTGGCCGCCATTAGCCAACTGGGGGAACGCCACCCCTGGATTGACACCACCCGCGTGGGTATCTACGGCCATTCGGCCGGGGGCTACGATGCTGCACGCGCCATGCTGCAATACCCCAATGTGTATAAGGTGGGGGTGGCTTCGGCCGCTGACCACGACCACCGCATGGAGAAGGCCTGGTGGCCAGAGATGTATATGGGATATCCTGTGGGCGATTTTTACCACGAACAGTCGAACGTCACCAACGCTGCCAATCTCCGTGGCCGCCTGCTTATTGCCCACGGCGCCTTAGATCACAATGTGAACCCCTCGGCCACCTACAAACTGGCCGAATACCTGATCCGTGCCCAGAAAGACTTCGATATGCTGATCATTCCTTCGGCTAACCACAGCTTCGGGCGCAGCCAGGGCGACTACTTCACCAAGGTTCGCTGGAATTATTTCATCCGACACCTGCTGCCCGCTGAGCCGGTGCACAACTACCGCTTCAGGACCATCCTGAAGGAAGAGTAAAGGGGTTTCGCTTTCGCGGAAAATTTATGGCGGGATCAGTCGCCGGGCGGTTCTGTTTCCGAAAGGTAGGAAGCCCTGAACTCTCGGGGCGTCATGCCCTTGATTTTCCGGAACACCCGGTTGAAATAGGAAAGGTTGGGGATGCCCGACTCAGCGGCCACCTGCATCATCGTCAGGTCCTTGTTGCCCAGCAACTGGCAGGCACGGGCGATGCGCACCTCATTGAGGAATTCAGTGATGGTCTTGCGCGTGCGCTCCTTAAAAAAACGGCAAAAGGCTTCCTTGTTCATACTGGCTACCCCGGCCACCTCTGCCAGGGTGATGGGCCGCTGGCTTTGTTCCATCAGGAAGCGCATCACATTTTCCATACGTTTGCCCTCATGCGCCGAGTAGTTGCGGATGCTGCCCAGTGAGTTCAGACGCTCCGGCAAATCGCCCTCCACGATCAGCTCAAGCACTTCAAAGCTGCGGATGATCTTTTGTAGCCCTGTGAGATTGCGCAGCTTCACGATGCGGCTGCGGATGAAATGATGGCGCCCCGTGATGCGGTAACAGCCGTCGAGGCTGCGCAGCCGCTCAGGCAGTCCCTCAAACTCTGCAATACCCGCCAGCCTGCGCTCGAAAAGCTCCAGGTCGAAAAACAGAGACTCACTGTGGGCCTGTCGAGAAGAATGTTCCCGGTAATAGCGCTCATCATTGCGAAAGACGTGAGGCACGTTCGAACCCATTAGGTAGATTTCCCCGGGCCTGAAACGGCCGATGTAATCGCCCACCACCAGGCTGCCCTCGCCCTTCAAAATTACTGTGAGCTGAAGTTCAGGGTGCTGGTGCAGCTTGTCGTAGAAATGACTGACCTGGTCCACCTGGTGCCTTACCAGCTCATTCTCGGGCTTGGGGATTTTAAATGGGAAAACTTTCATATCCAATATTGTCCGTTTGCCTTTTCAAATGTATAAATTCCGGTCAATATGCTGTTTATTTTCAAAACTAAAAAAAGGCCTTTCGCGGCCACAAAAAAAAGAACCGCCCCGGGAAAACTTCCCGGGGCGGCCTCGCATATGAAACACTTATGGATTGGAGGGGTTTTCTTAATTCAGTTCGGGCAGGATCACGCGATCGATCACATGTACTACACCATTGGTAGCCTGGATGTTGATCAGCGAGGTGACAATGTTTGCTTCGCGCTGGTTGAAATCAGTGATGGTGAAGTTGCTGGTGTTCACTTCGAAAGTACCGTTCAGGGTGGGTACCGTTCCGCTTACCAGGTCGCTCGAGAATACGCGGCCTTCAACCACATGGTAGAGCAATACTTCGGTCAGGACTTCTACCGGGATCTCGTCAAGACTGTCGTAAGGCAGTTCCTCAAGCAATGCTGCGAAAGCAGCGTTGGTAGGAGCAAACACGGTGAAGGGTCCGCCGGTGGCCAGTACTTCGGTCAGTCCAGCTGCGATCACAGCGTCAACCAGGATCGAAAATTCAGGGGCAAAGCTCTGAGCCAGTTCCACCAGGTTCATGGTGGGGGGGAACATCACCTTGTCGATGGCGTGGATGATGCCATTGCGGGCTTTAATATCGGCCATAATGACCTGTGCATCGTTCACGAATACACCGTTGTCGAGGTTGATCTCAACAGCAGCGCCGTTGGCAGTAGGTACGAAACCATTGCTAAGCATGTCACTGGTAACAACGCCGTCTACCACGTGGTACAACAGGATGTCGGCCAGATTAGGAACAGAAGCAATGTTGTTGGGGTACAGTCCCAGCTCGGCAAAAGCAGCATCCGTGGGTGCAAAAACCGTCAGGCGGTTCGAGGAAACCACACTGGCCAAACCGGTGCGTGCAAGGGCTACATTCAGGGTGCTGAAGGTGGGCCTGTTGCTGGCAGCGGCGGCTTTGCGCTCTTCAATGTTTTCACCCTGGACTACCATGTCCATTGGCTGGGTGGTGGATTGGAAACCATAACTGGTACCGTTATCGGCGTTTTCAAAACTAGCCAGTTTGTCAACAATGTTCATTTCCTGTCCAGGGATATCAGCTACAGGGCTAACTTCTTCCTTGCTGCAGGAAGCGGCGAAAATACCAAGGGCGATGATAAGGCCAAAGCGAAGGGCGTTGGCGCGGGTTGCGATGTTAATCATTTGTTTTTTCATTTGATTCAATTTTTAAGGTTTTATTATTTGGGTTTGTTTGAACAGTAAACAGCAATTGTTTTCATTTTGTTTAATAAAAATGAAAAAAAATTAAACAAAATATTAATAAATATTGATAATCAACAGATTAAGTAATAAAAAAATTTTCATCGACCCCCATTTTTTTTATTTTCCGCTTCAATTTCCATTAAAACCTTCATTTATTTCCAAAAAAATACTCCTCGCCAAGTGCTCAAAGAATTGTAGATTTGATTTTTTCGAATTGTGTTCCTCTGTGGCTTTCTCCATATTTTTCATTTTTCACTTTTCATTTTTCCCTGACCTCCCCTTGATTCCCTTCATACTCTTTCTTTGGTCGTGTGCGGCAAGGCCACATAAGAACCAGGCACGAGGCTTGCACGAGGATGGTACGAGCGTGGTTAAATGAAAAACTAAAAAATAAAAATGAAGAATAAATAATTAAAGATTAAAACAAGTGAGAGATGAGAAGAGAGTGGTGAGTTGTGAGTATCATTCATTGAAATTAAGGCATTTACACCTATAAAAATGTAAAAATAACCAGTCATTTAACCAAGGCTTTTCACTTTTACTTTCTACTTTTTACTTATATTTTCTTTATTCTCACTTTTTTGCGGAGGAAGGATGATAAAAAGGGAATCCACTCCGTAGAGGTGGAATAGCGATTGAAAATGCTTTTGCCCCTGGGTTTGCCATTTGCCTGTATTTTTCTATTTTTATTCTCCTAAATAATTACCAACCCCAATATTCGAAATGACAGCAGCAGAAATTCTGAAGGAGTTGAAAGCTCAAAGCAATGAAAAAGTGATGGCCCACAACCGCAAATACGGGGCCGGGGATAATCAGTTTGGGGTTAAGATGGGCGACATCAGGGCGCTGGCCAAAAAGATCAAAAAGAACCACCCCCTGGCGCTGGAGCTCTGGGAAACAACAATCATCGATGCCCGCCTGCTGGCCTGCCTGATCGTGGACAACAGGGCCCTGACTGCGGATGATTTGGATGAACTGGTGCGCTCCATCGATTTTGTGCATCTGGCCGACTGGTTCAATGCCTATGTGCTGAAAGACCATCCGGATCGGGAAGTCCTGAGAGCCAAGTGGATGGAGGACGCTGACCGCTGGGCGGCCCGTTCGGGCTGGGCCCTTACGGCAGAAATGATCGCCAAGGGGGCAGATGGCCTGGATCTGGAACAGCTGCTGAACCGCATAGAAAAAGAAATGCCAACCGCTCCGCCAGAGGTGCAGTGGACCATGAACTTTGCCCTGGCCTACATCGGCATCCACCACCCGCAACACCGCCAAAGGGCCCTTGCCATCGGCAATGCCCTGGGCATTTACCGCGATTACCCCGTCTCAAAAGGCTGCACCTCGCCATTTGCACCCATCTGGATCAATGAGATGGTGAGCAGGATGGAAGGGGTTAGGTAATTTGTCGGTTGGAACAGATCATTGATTTGCTTTCCAGAAAAAGTGCTGGCTTTTTTGAACACCAGGCTTGATGAAAGAACGAGAGGGGAATAGGGGTTAAGAAAGCTAATTTCATTATTTTTTTTTGACATTGGTTTAATCGGGCCACGGTCGGCCCAATCTGGGAAAGAAATGGGGTTTTGCTGTTTCTCGCCAATCCCAACAAATATCTCAGCCAGCAAATTGGTTAATGAAAAAGAGCTGATCATTACGACCAGCTCTTCAGCTAAAAGAATATCACTGCTTCTTTTTTATCTCACCAAGAACTTCCTGGAAATGAAGCCTTGGTTGGTTTGAATGGAGATAATATATAAACCTGAATCAAAGTCACTTAAATCTATGCTTTGACGGTTTGAAGGCGTTTCAACAGCCTTTAAAACTTGCCCCAATGAATTAAAAATACTGATCTTCCGAATGGCTTCGTTTGTATTAATGAAGATGCGGTCTTTTGCAGGATTTGGATAGATGGAAATAGAAGAGGAGTTTATCTCACCAACAGAAGTTGATCCCAGCATAATTTCCACCTCATTGGAAGGATCGGATTCACCTCCATCGAAAACAGCAGTCACGTAATAATGATGCGATCCACTGTTCAGGCTTTCGTGCGAATAGGTCAATGATTCGGTAAACGCTACGATTTCAAAAGACCCGTCCTCAAATTTATGATAGACATTGTAACCCTCCAAGGAAGCCATGGGGCCAGATTCCGGGCTGGGCTCTGACCATTTAAGATTAATATCTGTGACTGCGACGGCTTCCCCTTCCAGGGTTCCGGGTTCAGGGGTGTCGAAAATAATGAGTATTTCATCGGAGGGGAGGGATTCGCCTGCATCATAAACAGCTGTAATATAATAGGTGTTGAGGCCTGCGGTTGAGCCATTTTCAATCAGGAAAGAAGTTTCTTCGGTATAGGCCACCAGCTCATAATCAGAGGATTCATGACTTTTGTAGACATTATAGCCTTCCAGTTCAGCCAGCTGGACGCCTTCTCCCTCAGGGGTTTCCCAAACCAGCATCACTTCATCATTTACAAAATCGATATCAAGGCTTGCCGGAGGGGGGGTGTTGCTGGCCTTGACCAAACGAATAGTACTTGTCTCTGGGTGGGGCTCAGGATCATCCCAGAAGTTGTAATGCAGCTCCAGGGTGTCGTTTTGAAAATAGACCACTTCATAGTAAAAATGGTCATAGAACCTTTGACCTGCATAAACGGTGGCAAGATACCACCAGTGGAACCTGTTTGTGGAAGCCTGGTATTCGCATTGCTGAGTATTAGGATAAATGGATGGCATCATATGACCGGAAGTCTCAGTATAAAAACCATCTTCGAAAATCGTCATCGTCATCGGTGCGTTGCTAACCCATGAGTCACTATATGTACCATGCCATGTCCCCACGAAATCCTCAAAAGTGATGTCCTGGCCAAAGGCGGAAGAAGAGAACAGGGATATCAGGATGGAAAAAATTGCTTTGGGTAATCTTTTCATCATTTTTTTTGGTTTTTGTTTTTTCAAAAGAATATTCATCCTTAACAATTTAGATAGGAAAATGTTTTACATTATTTAAAAATAATAAATTTTTCGTTGTATTTCATTAAAAATTCAACGGGGGAACAATGATTATTTCAAGAAAAAGAAATTTCCATTATCCAATTGGCCTTTTCGGGCTGAGAATAATGACCAGGAAGTTTTGGAAACGGGATAAACCTGAAAAAATTTAAAGCCGGTTTTGTCTGCAGGCAGTGAACAAGGAATGAAGATATATGAAGTGGCTTAAAGGATTTACATCAAAAATCGAAATTCAATATTCCTAATCCAAAGGAAAAAATAATTCAAGGCTTTTTGATCTCAGAACAAAGGATAATGAACAGGGAATTCAGAAGGAACCTTAAACCTTAAACCCTTCCTGCGGCAGGCAGGCTTGAAACCTTAACCCCTAACCACTAATCCCTAACATGGAACTCCAAACCCCTAACTTCAACTCATTTTTTTCGGTATCTTTGCATCTAAAATTTTGCTACCTATGTCAAAAGGCAGAGAAAATAAACCCCATATTGGAATCTTTGGCCGGCGCAACAACGGGAAGAGCTCGTTCATCAATGCGCTTGCAGGGCAGGATATTGCCATTGTTTCGGATGTGCCGGGCACGACGGCAGACCCGGTGCGCAAGTCGATGGAACTGCCGGGCATTGGCCCGGCCATCCTTGTAGACACCGCTGGCATTGACGACAGCGGTGACCTTGGTACGAAGCGGGTGAACCGTTCGCTGGCCGCCCTGCGCACCGTGGACATGGCCATTTTGCTGATCACCGAAAACATTTTCGGGGAGTTTGAGGAGAACCTGGTCCGTTCCTTCCAGGCGCAGGATGTGCCATTTATGGTGATCCACAACAAGTCGGACCTTTATCCCCTTGCTCCGGAGCTAAAGGAGCGGCTAAAAAGGGATTTTGGCTTGGTGCCCCTGGAGTTTTGTGCCCTTCATCCATCGAATGTGGAAGAGGTGATCGACACCCTGCGAAAGGTGATGCCCGAGACGGCCTATACTTCGCGCAGCCTGTTGGGTGACGTCCTCAAACCCGGCGACCTGGTGTTGCTCATCACGCCTATTGACACCGAAGCGCCCGAGGGGCGAATGATCCTGCCCCAGATGCAAGCCGTCCGTGATGTGCTTGACAACGATTGTCCTGTGATCCTGGTCAAAGAGAACGGTCTGGATGAACTGATCCGGGAGCTGAAGCCCAGGCCGAAACTGGCAGTGACCGACAGCCAGGTGTTCGAGAAGGCCAATGCAGCCGTTCCAAAGGATATCCTTCTGACCAGTTTCAGCATTATGCTGGCCCGCCATAAAGGCGATTTTGAACATTATATTGAGGGCACACCAAAGATCGGGTCGCTGAAAGACGGCGACCGGGTGCTGATCCTGGAGTCGTGCACCCACCATGTCTCGTGCGATGACATCGGGCGTTACAAGATCCCTGCCTGGATGAAGAAGTTCACTGGCAAAGATCTGAGTTTCGATGTGGTGGCCGGGCTTGGCGATACCCCAAGACCCATCACTGATTATGCGCTGGTGGTGCAGTGCGGGGGATGTGTGATCACCCGCAGGCAGATCATAGGGCGCCTGAAGGCCGCAGTGGATGCAGGGGTGCCCGTTACCAACTATGGCATGGCCATTGCCTGGATGCACGGGATCTTTGAGCGGGCGGTGGAGCCGTTTGTGAAGGCTTGAGGGTTGGGGTTTGGAGTTTAAGGTTCAAGGTTCAAGGTTTAAGGTTTTAGGTTTAAGGTTTTAGGGTAACATCATAAATCAAAAACTGTTAATCCTTAATCTGAGATCAGGGAGGTTTGGGGTCCTGAATTTGGAGTTTGAGGTTTAAGAGGTTATACTCTTTGCAGTTGAATTAAGGTTTGAAGTTATGAGGAGGTTGTTTGATCTCAGAACCTGGATTAACGATTTTTGAATAATCTCAGCGATTTTTGATTTTTTTGTATTGTAATTTGAAGACTTAATATATGCCTGGACCGGTAAAAGAAATATTGCAAAAGGAATTTCTCGAAAAGGCTGACCTGGTGGCTATGTTGTCGGCGGAGGGGGAGGAGCGTCGGCTGGTATTTGAGAAGGCTGCATCGGTGAAGGATAAGTATGTGGGCAATAAGGTATACTACCGGGGGCTGATCGAGTTTTCGAATATTTGCGGGAAGAACTGCCTGTATTGCGGTATACGGGCAGGAAATCAAAACACCCACCGCTATGAGGTGGAAGAGCAGGAAGTGCTGGAGGCAGCACGCTATGCCTGGGAAAACAAGTTTGGCAGCCTGGTGCTGCAGTCGGGCGAGCGTTCGGATAAGGCTTTTGTGGACCGCATTGAACATCTTTTGCGGGAGATCAAGGCCCTGAGCAATGGCGAATTGGGTATCACCCTCTCGCTGGGAGAGCAGAGCGAGGAGACCTACCGGCGCTGGTTTGAGGCCGGTGCACACCGTTACCTCCTCCGCATTGAGGTATCGAACCCTGAGCTGTATCCGAAATACCACCCGCACAACAAGAAACACGATTACCAGGCACGTTTGAACTGCCTGCACCTGCTGCGCAAAGTCGGTTACCAGGTGGGTTCGGGCGTGATGATCGGGCTGCCCTTTCAGAAGGTGGAAGACCTGGCCGATGACCTGATGTTCCTCAGGGAACACGACATCGATATGGTGGGGATGGGACCTTACATTGAACACGAAGATACGCCCCTGTATCAATACAGGGATCAGTTACTCCCCAAGGAGAAACGCTTTGACCTGGCGCTGAAAATGGTGGCCGTCCTTCGAATCATGATGAAAGACATTAACATTGCAGCTACCACGGCAATGCAGACCTTGGACCCGCTGGGGCGTGAAAAGGCCGTTAAGGTGGGGGCCAACATTATCATGCCCAACCTGACGCCGACCCAGTACCGGGAAGATTATTTGTTGTATGAAGACAAGCCTTGCCTGGATGAGGATGCTGACGAATGCCGCCGCTGCCTGGAGGCCCGCATCCATATGGCTGGTGGCGAAGTGGGTTTTGGCGAATGGGGCGACTCGAAGCACTTTATGAAGAGAAAAAAGTAAGAGGTGAGAAGAGAGAGATGAAAGATGAGAGACTTAAGAGATATTAAGCAACACTTATAAGACAACTGACACCTTAAACCTTGAACTTTGAACCTTAAACCTTAAACCTTGAACCATATACCTAGTTATGAAAGACGCTAAAAGACCTGATGTTGAAGTGCTGGACATTACCGGCGACGTGAAGTGGATCGGTATTCTTGATTATGATATTGTTACGTTTGATGTGGTGATGGAAACAGAATACGGGACCACCTACAACTCTTATTTTATCAATGCCGAAAAGAAAGCCATCATTGAGACTTCCAAGGAGAAGTTCTGGGATGTTTACCTGGAAAAGATCAAAAAGTTGACCAACCCGGCTGAGATAGAATACATTATCCTGAATCATACCGAGCCCGACCATAGCGGGAACCTGGCTAATCTCCTGGCCCTGGCCCCCAATGCCACCGTAGTGGGCAGCAGGCTGGCCATCAGCTACCTGCAGGATTTTATGGGGAAGGAATTTAAACATATCATTGCCAAGGACGGGAATACCCTTGACTTGGGCAATATGACCCTGCGCTTTATTTCGGCCCCTAACCTGCATTGGCCCGACAGCATGTATACATACCTCGAGGAAGATAAGTTGCTGTTTACCTGCGATTCGTTCGGCTGCCACTATGCACATCATAAGATGTATGACGACCAGGTGGGTGACTTTTCAGATGCCTTCAAATATTACTTTGATGTGATTCTGAAACCGTTCAGCAAGTTTATGCTGAAAGCCATTGAGAAGATCCGGCCCCTTGAAATCAAAGCGGTACTTACCGGCCACGGTCCCTTGCTGATGAAGGACTGGAAGACATGGGTGGACCTGTCGGAGCAGTATGCCCGGGAAGCCCTGCAGACGCCACAGAAGAATTACGTTTTTATTCCTTATGTTTCGGCTTACCACAATACCGGCAAGCTTGGGGAAGCCATTGCAGAGGGTATCCAGAGCGTTGGCGATTTCGAGGTGGAAGTGGCCGACATTGAGACCATGCCCCTGGGTGATGTCGATGAGCGCGTTGCGCGCAGCAGTGGCATCGTGGTGGGTTGCCCAACCATCAACCAGAACATCCTGTTGCCCATTTACAAGTTGTTTGCAGTGATCAGCCCCATCCGGGATAAAGGCAAGATCGCAGGATCCTTTGGCTCCTATGGCTGGAGTGGTGAGGCCGGCAAGCTTATTAACGGTAACCTTTCGAACCTGAAACTTGATGTGCAGGGCGAAGGGATATTTGTAAAATTTACGCCCCACGAAAACGAATATCAGCTTTGCTTCGACTATGGCAAACTGATCGGGGAGAAAATCCTGGAAAAGAACATTTGAGATCGTTCAACGTCATAGCACTGATGATTTTGACTGTTTTGCTGGCTTCATGCACTAGCCAGAGAAAGCTGGCTACTGCCTTCATTACCGAGCAGACGGACATTCACGTGCTTTTACTTCCGCCCCAGGTTATCCTGAAGAAGTATTACCCGGTGCACCCCGATAGTCTGGCTGCCCGGGAATATGATCCCCTGAACCTGGAGGCGAGTCAGTTTATCAAGGATGCAAAGGATTCAGTGCTTCTTGGCCTGTTTATGTCATCGCTTCGGAAAAACCTGGAAGCTTTTGATGTAAAAGTTTACGGGCCTGGCGATATGGAGCCTTTTCTCAACCTTGACAGTTTGGCCTATGTTTTTTCGGTAGCTCAAATTGAGATCATGGAATATCTGAACGAGGAGGTTCAATATGCCGTGCTTGACACCACCGTTTATGAGGTAGGATTCGAAAAGGTGAACCTAGTTCATAGCCAGTGGTTTGAGTTTACTGAGCTGAATCATCCTGAGCAACCCATGCAGGTGTTATACAGTGCGCAATATACCGGGGATATTTTTGATGGCAAGTTCAGGCATAACATCCTAACCGGTGAGATGAATTATGAATTTCAGCCTTACCGGGTTCGCTTTGCTGATCTTTACCAGCTCAGTGATTTTGCAGGGAGTAAGAACGCCCAGTTCATCTTTGATTTCCTGCTGAACAAATATGTGGATGACCATACAAAGAAGTCACGCAGGATGGTAGATTATCTGCAGTACGATCGCGATCAGCATATTATAAGACGGGCTTATGACGACCGTTTTATACGGATCAATCTTCCCCTGGAAGATTAACTTTTTGCGGACTTGAACCTGGTAAAAGGGGTGATTTCCTGCCCCGCAAACTGTTCCTGCAGGTATTTGAAGTAACCGGTGATGGCAATCATGGCGGCATTGTCGGTGCAGTACTCGAATTTTGGGATGTAAACCTGCCATCCGGCCTTTTCTTCCTGGCTAAGCAAGGCATTGCGCAAGCCGGAGTTGGCGGAAACCCCTCCTGCAATGGCAACTTGTTTAATGCCGGTTTCGGTGACGGCTGTCTTCACTTTTCGTAACAAAATTTCGACAATGGTATATTGAATGGAAGCACAGAGGTCGGCTTTGTGCTTTTCAATAAAGCCAGGGTCCTTCTCCAACTCGTCGCGAAGAAAGTAGAGGATGGAGGTTTTTAATCCGCTGAAGCTGAAATCGAGGTCGGGGATGTTGGGATGGGGAAATGAGAATGCATTGGGGTTTCCTTCCTTTGCAAACTTGTCGATCAGCGGCCCGCCTGGATAGGGGAGGCCCATGATCTTGGCGGCCTTGTCAAAGGCTTCACCAGCGGCATCGTCTATGGTCTGCCCAATCACCTCCATGTCGAAATAGTCACGTACCAGCATGATCTGGGTATGCCCGCCGGAAACGGTAAGGCAAAGGAAAGGAAACGTGGGATGTTTTTGGTGGTGTTCGTCCTCAATAAAGAGCGCTAGAATGTGAGCGTGCAT
This region of Bacteroides sp. genomic DNA includes:
- the hydF gene encoding [FeFe] hydrogenase H-cluster maturation GTPase HydF, which translates into the protein MSKGRENKPHIGIFGRRNNGKSSFINALAGQDIAIVSDVPGTTADPVRKSMELPGIGPAILVDTAGIDDSGDLGTKRVNRSLAALRTVDMAILLITENIFGEFEENLVRSFQAQDVPFMVIHNKSDLYPLAPELKERLKRDFGLVPLEFCALHPSNVEEVIDTLRKVMPETAYTSRSLLGDVLKPGDLVLLITPIDTEAPEGRMILPQMQAVRDVLDNDCPVILVKENGLDELIRELKPRPKLAVTDSQVFEKANAAVPKDILLTSFSIMLARHKGDFEHYIEGTPKIGSLKDGDRVLILESCTHHVSCDDIGRYKIPAWMKKFTGKDLSFDVVAGLGDTPRPITDYALVVQCGGCVITRRQIIGRLKAAVDAGVPVTNYGMAIAWMHGIFERAVEPFVKA
- the hydE gene encoding [FeFe] hydrogenase H-cluster radical SAM maturase HydE, translated to MPGPVKEILQKEFLEKADLVAMLSAEGEERRLVFEKAASVKDKYVGNKVYYRGLIEFSNICGKNCLYCGIRAGNQNTHRYEVEEQEVLEAARYAWENKFGSLVLQSGERSDKAFVDRIEHLLREIKALSNGELGITLSLGEQSEETYRRWFEAGAHRYLLRIEVSNPELYPKYHPHNKKHDYQARLNCLHLLRKVGYQVGSGVMIGLPFQKVEDLADDLMFLREHDIDMVGMGPYIEHEDTPLYQYRDQLLPKEKRFDLALKMVAVLRIMMKDINIAATTAMQTLDPLGREKAVKVGANIIMPNLTPTQYREDYLLYEDKPCLDEDADECRRCLEARIHMAGGEVGFGEWGDSKHFMKRKK
- a CDS encoding FprA family A-type flavoprotein, translated to MKDAKRPDVEVLDITGDVKWIGILDYDIVTFDVVMETEYGTTYNSYFINAEKKAIIETSKEKFWDVYLEKIKKLTNPAEIEYIILNHTEPDHSGNLANLLALAPNATVVGSRLAISYLQDFMGKEFKHIIAKDGNTLDLGNMTLRFISAPNLHWPDSMYTYLEEDKLLFTCDSFGCHYAHHKMYDDQVGDFSDAFKYYFDVILKPFSKFMLKAIEKIRPLEIKAVLTGHGPLLMKDWKTWVDLSEQYAREALQTPQKNYVFIPYVSAYHNTGKLGEAIAEGIQSVGDFEVEVADIETMPLGDVDERVARSSGIVVGCPTINQNILLPIYKLFAVISPIRDKGKIAGSFGSYGWSGEAGKLINGNLSNLKLDVQGEGIFVKFTPHENEYQLCFDYGKLIGEKILEKNI
- the tsaD gene encoding tRNA (adenosine(37)-N6)-threonylcarbamoyltransferase complex transferase subunit TsaD; translated protein: MSIYILGIESSCDDTSAAVIKDRKILANFIANQNVHKDFGGVVPELASRAHQQNIIPVIDKALRTANISKNQLHAVAFTNGPGLLGSLLVGASFAKAFSLALGIPLIEVNHMHAHILALFIEDEHHQKHPTFPFLCLTVSGGHTQIMLVRDYFDMEVIGQTIDDAAGEAFDKAAKIMGLPYPGGPLIDKFAKEGNPNAFSFPHPNIPDLDFSFSGLKTSILYFLRDELEKDPGFIEKHKADLCASIQYTIVEILLRKVKTAVTETGIKQVAIAGGVSANSGLRNALLSQEEKAGWQVYIPKFEYCTDNAAMIAITGYFKYLQEQFAGQEITPFTRFKSAKS